TGATTTCTTTAGCTGCTCAAACAAATAAATCTAAAATATCCTCAAAACTTGAAAAATGCTCCCTGACTATATGATTATTAATTTTTGTAGAATTGTCTGCTTTCCCACAGtacttctctgtcttgtgatttacTCAAATGGTAAAACAAAGAGAaggaggaaataaaacaaaaaggagTAGGCAACATTTATACTCAACttcaaaataatttattaatataAAGGCAACAGAACAtacaagaaaagaaacaaatcagACTACACATCACCTTTTGTGTTCAATGCAAGATATCAATACAGTTTTAATAATATACAATAGGCTATGGTTCAGGCACACAAAACCATTTCACGCTGAAATTTTAAATGACTGACAATGGGCCAGTGCCATGCTAAACTCATGTATACAAATAGCTTTGCTTTCTGCATCCCAAAAGATTGGTACCAGGCACaggtctttctttttaaaggaaggttCTGGTGCTTACACTTTCAAATAAGTGCTTAAAATGTTGAAGTTGTGTCTGGTAGAAATTCCCAAAGCAGAGCTTCTGGTGCAAGGAAGGGGAATATTCAGTGCCCACATGTCATATTAATTCACACTGTTATTAGCAGAAAGATAATATCCCTTCAGCATCTTAGCAGAAGGATAGTGCCACCAAAAGTATTAACGCAGCAGTGGTGCAGTGTGCCAAAGATACTGAAACTGGTGGCAACTGTGCTAAACATGGCTCAAGCCACCTTAACAAGAGGCAACATCATCTTTGTCTGAGAAAACGAACCAGGACCCTGCCATTCTGGATCCCATGGTTCTCATGCTACTTTCTCAAGGTGCATGAGAGGAGAAGTCAAACAGGAAAGTATACTTCTTATCATCCAGAAATGGACACAAACTGACAAGGTGCCTGCACTGCTGGTTGAACAATTTTAGTGAACATTGTAGAGAGGAGGGTGAGCACAGAATACTATACCACAGGCActcccaaacctggccctccagatgttttgggattacaattcccatcatccctgaccactggtcctgttagctagggatgatgggagttgtagtcccaaaacatctggagggccgagtttggggatgcctgctatacTACATGAGAGTCCACggaaaagcaagaacaaaactTCTGAGAAATAACATAGCTGCATGTAAGACAGATCAGTCTTCAACTGTTAACTATGAGTTACAATTATGTTAtagtaatattatttatttatatcctgtagTGCCATCAGTGTACTGTACATGATGTTTAGAGAGTATtacaagcaaaaagaaagaaagaaaaaggcaggTAACAGTCACAACAAACTTCCGTTCTAAATTTTGGCAATGAAGCAAAAGAAGAGAAACGCAAATATGTGCTACATTGGAGATCCcaacatagtgtgtgtgtgtgagtgtgagtgtgtgtgtgtgtgtgtgagagagagagagagagagagagagagagaaagtgagaaagaaagcagtgatagggtgaaaatattagAACCCTTCTTGATGCACAATAGCAAACAATGGGGGTCCTGAAACtacttttataaaaagaaaaaattaaagatAGCTCCAtcggtagagtatgagactcttaatctcaggattgtgggttcgagcatgaagattcttgcactgcagggggttggactagatgacccttgactcccttgcaactctacaattctattattctatgttaGGTTATCCAAATTAACATGTAGTTTGTCCCTCAGGGGATAGGACAACAAGAACTAAATATAAGTAGATGCTGTTTTTTTATGTGGGGGATAAAGACTCAAAGGGTTATATCAAAAGTTTCCCAGGAAAGGTAGGTTTTGAAATGATACTGAGTGGTAGCATGAGAAAGTTaatatggaaagagagagaaccaGTTATCAGTGGCTGGTGGCAAGAGAAAATAAGAAGAATATAGGATACCTTTGGTTGGATGAGTATGGTAGAGTTAAAGGGCTAAAGGCTGTTTGAAGGAATATAGCAGGAAACAAGGGCATAAAGATATAAGGGATCAAGGATGTTGAGTAACATGTGCTTTTCCCAACTGTTCAATAATGATAGGAAACAGCTCACGTATACATTAAGTATGAACGTTGGAAAAAGCGGTTAACTGTATTCACATATTACTTCTGCTAATAATGAATAACATGAAAATACCtgccaacattaaaaaaaaaaacaagcaaactataCATGGTATTTTGCATGGGAAATTGTGGCATCAATCGTACAAAACTACCATACCTAGTTAAATAATATTCAAAGACACTCCTTTATGAACATATGCAAAATACTGAAATGGTGAACACAGTGTTCAACATATAGTTGGTCTTCTGCATGGTATTTGGTCTTCTGCTTCATATTTCATAGTTTCTAAACTTCCGCAAGAGTTCAGATGGAGTGTCACCAGACCAACGAAAGCGCAAATGCCAACGGTTTGGATCGGAAAATCCTGTAAGGGAGTGGGgggaattgagagagagagagagagagagagagagagagagagagagagagagagagagagaaaagaatcagCTAGTAGAGAGGAAATGGTACTTTGGGTTTATAAAGTAAAACTCCTGTAATACAAAAACCACCAACTCTGTGCTTATCCATTCATTTAGGAAAGGCCAAAAACTGTAGATGAAGCTAGGTAACTTGGTGGAGGGGGGTGCATTCAAGCCATGCACACAACTAGACCTAGTCCTGGGTTGGCTCAGTACCATGCACATACACAATATTAAGAAACCAGCATCACAATGTATCCCAAAGAGAACCTGCATGGTAAAGCCACTTTGAGGTTTAAGGAACGAAGCTTGCCAAATTGTTGGGTTTCTTTGTCCATACATATATTTTGGGCCCGTAAATCAGTAACACTGGCTCCCACTCTACCAAGGATTAGTATCCCCAATTTTTATGGTACTTTGTCTCTCCCACCAGCTGTCCTTCAGAGATAAAAGTTCAAGGAAGTTTCCTGCCCTTCCTATTCTGCACCTAGttcatacatgcatgcacatcaCTTCATTTCTCAGCATTTGTTACTGCACTGTTAACAAAAGCTATTCTGTTCTTCAAAATCATTTGAAAATTCCATCTGAATGTGTGGCCTGCTACACTGTGTTTGAGATGATAGGGAAGCTCCATCTGTGATGTTTGACCTGCAAtctcacactcacacaccacGTTAGCACTTGATCCTGCAGTCTTCAAGGGACACTCATGCACATGTGAACTAGCTCCAGCTGAAACATGAGAAGTATGAAGCGCAGTACTCAGAAAGACATGTGCAGCATGATGCCCTATGGACTACACCATCTGAACACCCTACAATTTCTTGGGTGTGCTATGTAGGAGATTCAGATGAGCTGTGCACAGATGCCATGCAGCTTGCAGGGATCAGGTACACCGAGAAGCATACCTGATCTTCATGCAAACCCACATGAGGACAAAGCCCACCTCCGAGAATAAAAGAAGGCTGCATATTTCACTTATCTGGTGCCAGTCCCAATTATCTGGATTTTTTTCTGTGTCAAGCACTGGAACCACAAACTATTTACCTGGGGAATCAGGGCTCTTTGGTGACAGCAGCTTCCCAGCAGTGGGGTCAAAGTCTTCTAGCCCCCTTTGGTCATCCAGCTGCTCATGATTGTTGTTTTCAGATTTCTGGGGGAAATTGTCAGCCATCTTATCATTAAGATTTAAAACGGGAGCTTCCAGCATTGGCTCTTTTTTACCTCTGACAGCCCAGTGCATTGACTagacaaaaagcaaacaaatcagtGGCATTTGTGAGTTGTAACACAGCTACACATGCTTGCCTAAGGGTGAATGATATCCTCACTGATTCCCATTCCCCTTGCTGAACAATGCTAGCTAGTAGAGAACTTCCCCACCCACAGAATGGCCTCTTTTTTCTATTCCCCAAGAATTATAGATGCATAAACCAAAACTAACTGTTTTGACTGAGTTGCTCAGAGCCTCCCACTGCTGGAACGGGATGGTAATATTGCTTCTCCGCCAGTAATCATAGCGAGATCGGCTCTCTTCATTGGTGAGGATTTCTTTGGCTTGCTGTAGCTTCTGAAAATTCTCCACTACAAATCAGAGACAGaagaaaattttatgaaaattttactgaaatgtatgtgttgcttttttgtgtttttaattattttatgtgtaAATGACTTTCAGTCAGTGATTtagaaggcaataaataaattaattgcaataataataacaataatcctTTGTTGGATATCACTCAGCGTGGAGGATATATCCACTGTCAATATTTTGCAGAAGGGATTCAAGTGCATTATAAAAATTTAGGTTTGTAGTTAAAAATTATTAAAGCACACTATCTCCTTAGCATGACAAATTcacttattcttttttaaaaaatcagacttATTGCAGTTTGGGAAGTGACAGGAGACATATATTGAAAGGTGTGAAGTGATTATAGGAAAGTGTtcaaacaccccacaagcaaatcagaacaaacgCTCAATAAATATAGTCTAACTCTCCACAAAAGCATtgcgcaagcaaatcaggatgaatactcaataaatagGTCACCTGGAGGAGCCCTTAGTTTGATTTTGAAGATTTCAAATGCAATCACGATGACTAAAAAAGAATAAGTCATCAAAGGCAACCAGGTATATACAAGTGAAACAGAACAGATAGTTCCAAGAGCATCATGAGAGCAGTGATATGCACATATTAGGTCtactacaaaacaaaaacttccctatcgCATTAGGGTGatctcattttttccagtggaTATGAAAGTTTCCATACTATAACAGAAACATAAGTCCGCATCCTTAGTAACCATCTGTGTAAAGATTATGGAGATTTATATTTTTTCTATGAGTCACCTTTCtattatatcagtgtttttcaaccttttttgggcaaaggcacacttgtttcatgaaaaaaatcacgaggcacaccaccattagaaaatgttaaaaattttaactctgtgcctatattgactatatataaagtaattctcttgaatttttcaatttttcccacggcacaccaggcaacatctcgcggcacactagtgtgccgcggaacagtggttgaaaaacactgtattatatgatcattattattacattcaTTCATGTCAGTTTACTATACTAGATAGATCTTTTGAAAGGCAGTGAATTAAAATGCTAACAGGGACtggcaaacacaaacaaaacGTCATACAGTTTAGTTTTCCAGTTAtgtttctccctcatccctgatTGGCAAGCTGATAAATCTTCTGCAGGAAGCAATTTAGATAAAAGGGACAAGGCAGTATTTTAACATCTAGTCATGACGTAAATAATATGAAGAATAAATATACATTCACTAGACCcataaacatgattttttttttactcctcatTCTTATTTGCATAATATACAATTTTGTCATTTGCCTCTGATTTTTTAACTACACATTACATGGAAATGTGTGTTAGCAGTGGCCCAATACCATTTTAGAAAGCAAAAATAGCTTTGGAAAGAGATTTTGAGTGATTAAGTGGGAAGGCAGGTACTCTACCTTATTTTCACTCCAAAATGTCCTTTCTGGCAACATTTCCTCCATGAGGTTCAAAATATTTTTCACTTGGGGGACAATTTGATGTGGATAAACAGTGGGCATGAAACGGGTTAACCACCTTTAACACAAACACAATCCCATTACCCCCTTCCCACATCTTAGTTGTTCCCAAATTATTACTCTGCACAGGTCCAGAAACAATGTACTGCcaaatataattttaatatttaaaacaaagggTTATacccaactaagtcctactgagcatagacccattggaattaatgaatCTAAATGAGTCACATCCacaacttcaatgggtctactatgtGTAGGATTAACATTGGATAAAACccaaaatgtgtaaaaaaaattgaaatgcaaataaatcTATACAATATTAAACACCCTGAGTTTGCATAGTCTCTTATGACTATTTCTTGTTCAAAAAATAAGTGCACATGTTAACAGGGTTGCAACTTCATAAAGCCCCATCTGTTGCTTAATGCTTTACTTTAGCTGTAGATCATTTGGAGAAAAAAAGCTGGACCGTAATTTGTTTCAAAAAAGGGAAGTGAAGCATTTGATTTTGTAAGCCACCCTATTAAACCTACGTTGCCAAACAACTGCACTAAAGAATAGAGTAGCTATGATTTTCCTCCAGAATCAATGTTTGTATAAGCATTAGGGCCATATAGTTCAACTTGCTGCTGAAAAGGAAGTGTGCcacacaaatataaataaaacgaAGTGTGCTGCATATATGTAAATAGGGCAAAGTATTAGGCAGGAAACTGAGGATACTTGTGCCTTAACTTCTTCTATCGTAGCCAGTGCCATCAAGTGACAAGGCTGGGCATTTGCTAGGGCCCATATACTTGTAGAGGGTGAACTTCCACAGCAGGGTGACCAGTCTTACCTTTCACAAGATGGCAGGAAAGGCAGCATGTTTTGGAATTTTTGATTTGCACCCCACTCCTTTGTCAGGGTTAGGGAcgggggtggtgctgtggtgtaaaacacagtgcctagggcttgccaattggaaggtcgacagttcgaattCCTGcacacagggtgagctcccattgcttggtcccagttcctgcctacctagcagttcaaaagcacgtcaagtgtaagtagataaataggtgggaaggtaaacggcatttccgtgcactgctctgcttcgccagaagcagcttagtcatgctggccacatgacccggaatctgtctgtggacaaacaccagctccctccacctatagagcgagatgagcgcgcaaccccagagtcatccgcgactggacctaatggtcagcagtcactttaccttttacctttgtcAGGGTTAGGGGGTGCTTTGGCCAACAGCTCTCAAAATCCTGAACCACTGTTCT
The sequence above is drawn from the Lacerta agilis isolate rLacAgi1 chromosome 5, rLacAgi1.pri, whole genome shotgun sequence genome and encodes:
- the DNAJC12 gene encoding dnaJ homolog subfamily C member 12 isoform X2: MDAILNCRLEDMEDFYSLLGCDELSTVEQIISEFKVRALACHPDKHPGNPQAVENFQKLQQAKEILTNEESRSRYDYWRRSNITIPFQQWEALSNSVKTKSENNNHEQLDDQRGLEDFDPTAGKLLSPKSPDSPGFSDPNRWHLRFRWSGDTPSELLRKFRNYEI
- the DNAJC12 gene encoding dnaJ homolog subfamily C member 12 isoform X1, whose protein sequence is MDAILNCRLEDMEDFYSLLGCDELSTVEQIISEFKVRALACHPDKHPGNPQAVENFQKLQQAKEILTNEESRSRYDYWRRSNITIPFQQWEALSNSVKTSMHWAVRGKKEPMLEAPVLNLNDKMADNFPQKSENNNHEQLDDQRGLEDFDPTAGKLLSPKSPDSPGFSDPNRWHLRFRWSGDTPSELLRKFRNYEI